One genomic region from Verrucomicrobiia bacterium encodes:
- the rnr gene encoding ribonuclease R, with translation MPRTLMDIRQKIQTLLATPNYHPLRRDELAKKLRLNSAERRDFRRVLAGMLDKGEVVRVRTDRFVLPHDADLVVGRIEFNEKGFAFLRPEPPAETTTPVEPRPDIYVAGEDTGIALHGDKVVVRLHRDRRKFKAADKPAGVVIRILERASEIVVGTLQKGQHVHYVIPDDPRMPHDVYTRPALNAQVGDKVVVKLLEWKSRHASPEGEIVEVLGKSDAPGVDIVAIIRKHRLPIGFSEQTLAEVARIPEKISRAEYEHRLDLRGKFIVTIDPDDAKDFDDAVNVDELPGGGWRLGVHIADVSHYVQPDGALDREANARGNSVYLVDRVLPMLPEKLSNNLCSLRPNEDRLTQSVFIEFTPKMVVRKMEFALSVIRSRQRLTYKEAFARLQSRDDHEELTHELKKMWRLASRLRQQRFAHGSLNLDFPEVKVRLDKNGKPTHIEKIYYDISHQLVEEFMLAANEAVAKHICQLQIPCIYRIHDDPDLEKLRDFRRYAQSFGYKVGDVAHRQELQKLLKQVEGKPEEYAINLALLRSLKRARYSPVPVGHFGLAKKFYTHFTSPIRRYADLIVHRTLLSLLAKGKTSPRRYSLQELTRAAEHISQTERVAAEAEEESVELKKLEYFQQQLARGKLAVMEAVVCTVRNFGIFVELPESLVQGLVHVSTLEDDFYQYDERQERLVGRRTKRVIQIGDKVRVQVERVDVFKRQIDFRVVL, from the coding sequence GTGCCGCGCACTCTAATGGACATCCGCCAGAAAATCCAGACGCTTCTCGCCACGCCAAATTACCATCCACTCCGCCGCGACGAGTTGGCCAAAAAGCTCCGCCTAAACTCTGCCGAGCGCCGCGATTTCCGCCGCGTCCTGGCCGGAATGCTGGACAAAGGCGAGGTCGTCCGCGTCCGCACCGACCGTTTCGTCCTCCCGCACGACGCCGATCTGGTCGTCGGACGAATCGAGTTCAATGAAAAGGGCTTTGCCTTTCTGCGTCCCGAGCCACCCGCGGAGACGACGACTCCTGTCGAGCCGCGGCCCGACATCTACGTCGCGGGAGAAGACACGGGCATCGCGTTGCACGGTGACAAGGTGGTGGTCCGGTTGCATCGCGACCGGCGGAAATTCAAGGCGGCTGATAAACCCGCGGGTGTGGTGATTCGCATCCTGGAGCGTGCCAGCGAAATCGTCGTGGGCACCCTGCAGAAGGGCCAGCACGTTCACTATGTCATCCCCGACGACCCGCGCATGCCGCATGACGTTTACACCCGGCCCGCGTTGAACGCGCAGGTCGGTGACAAGGTCGTCGTCAAGCTGCTTGAATGGAAATCGCGGCACGCGAGTCCCGAAGGCGAGATCGTCGAGGTGCTTGGCAAATCCGACGCGCCCGGCGTGGACATCGTGGCCATCATTCGCAAGCATCGCCTGCCGATCGGTTTTTCGGAACAAACCCTGGCCGAAGTCGCCCGCATCCCGGAAAAGATTTCCCGCGCCGAATACGAACATCGGCTCGACCTGCGCGGGAAGTTCATCGTCACCATTGACCCCGACGACGCGAAGGATTTTGACGACGCGGTGAACGTGGACGAATTGCCGGGTGGCGGTTGGCGTCTCGGCGTGCACATCGCCGACGTCTCGCACTACGTCCAGCCCGACGGCGCGCTCGACCGCGAGGCGAATGCGCGCGGCAACAGTGTTTATCTCGTGGATCGCGTCCTGCCCATGTTGCCGGAAAAGCTTTCGAACAACCTGTGCAGCCTGCGGCCCAATGAAGACCGGCTCACGCAATCGGTGTTCATCGAGTTCACGCCCAAAATGGTGGTCCGCAAGATGGAGTTTGCGCTCAGTGTCATCCGCTCCCGGCAACGGCTGACCTACAAGGAAGCGTTTGCGCGCCTCCAGTCGCGCGACGACCATGAGGAACTCACGCACGAGTTGAAAAAGATGTGGCGGCTGGCTTCGCGTCTCCGCCAACAGCGTTTCGCGCACGGTTCGCTGAACCTGGATTTTCCCGAGGTCAAGGTTCGCCTCGATAAGAACGGAAAGCCGACGCATATCGAGAAGATCTATTACGATATTTCCCACCAGCTCGTGGAGGAGTTCATGCTGGCGGCAAACGAGGCGGTCGCCAAACACATTTGCCAGTTGCAGATTCCGTGCATCTACCGGATCCACGATGACCCCGACCTGGAAAAGTTGCGCGACTTTCGGCGATACGCGCAGAGTTTCGGTTACAAGGTCGGCGACGTGGCGCACCGGCAGGAGTTGCAAAAGCTCCTGAAACAGGTCGAGGGCAAACCGGAGGAGTACGCCATCAACCTGGCGTTGTTGCGTTCGTTAAAGCGGGCCCGCTACTCACCCGTTCCCGTGGGCCACTTCGGGCTGGCCAAGAAGTTCTATACCCATTTTACTTCACCGATCCGGCGGTACGCAGACCTGATCGTGCATCGCACCTTGTTGTCCTTGCTGGCGAAGGGGAAGACTTCCCCGCGCCGCTATAGTCTCCAGGAGTTGACCCGCGCCGCCGAGCACATCTCCCAGACGGAGCGCGTAGCCGCCGAGGCGGAGGAGGAGTCGGTCGAGTTGAAGAAGCTGGAGTATTTCCAGCAGCAGTTGGCGCGCGGCAAATTGGCTGTGATGGAAGCCGTGGTCTGCACGGTCCGGAATTTCGGCATCTTCGTTGAGCTGCCGGAAAGCCTGGTCCAGGGTCTCGTCCATGTGTCCACGCTGGAGGACGATTTCTACCAATACGATGAGCGCCAGGAACGCCTAGTCGGGCGGCGTACCAAGCGTGTAATCCAGATCGGGGATAAAGTCCGCGTACAGGTGGAGCGCGTTGACGTTTTCAAGCGCCAGATTGATTTTCGGGTCGTTTTGTAG
- the folE gene encoding GTP cyclohydrolase I FolE, translated as MPNHQTIDKKKIREAVHLLLEAIGEDPDRDGLRDTPDRVARMYEEIFGQGEQEPHLALSKKFDEHHHELVLVKDITFFSMCEHHLMPFFGKVHIAYIPNGHIVGISKLARVVESFARRPQVQERMTSQIADIINHELKADGVAVVCEGVHTCMTMRGVKKPGSSVITSAMRGAFEKNVTSRTELMALIYSQSTV; from the coding sequence ATGCCAAATCACCAAACAATTGATAAGAAGAAAATCCGCGAAGCGGTGCACCTCTTACTGGAAGCCATCGGCGAGGATCCGGACCGCGATGGTTTGCGCGACACACCGGACCGTGTGGCGCGCATGTACGAGGAGATCTTTGGGCAGGGGGAGCAGGAGCCGCATCTTGCGCTTAGTAAAAAATTCGATGAGCACCATCATGAACTCGTGCTCGTCAAAGACATCACTTTCTTCTCCATGTGCGAGCATCATCTCATGCCATTTTTTGGAAAAGTGCACATCGCATACATTCCCAACGGTCACATCGTCGGCATCTCGAAGCTGGCGCGGGTCGTGGAATCGTTCGCCCGCCGCCCGCAGGTGCAGGAGCGCATGACCAGCCAGATCGCGGATATCATCAACCACGAACTCAAAGCCGATGGCGTGGCGGTTGTCTGCGAAGGCGTCCACACCTGCATGACCATGCGCGGCGTGAAAAAGCCCGGCTCATCGGTCATCACTTCCGCCATGCGCGGCGCGTTCGAGAAGAATGTCACCAGCCGCACCGAACTCATGGCGCTGATCTATAGCCAGTCGACCGTCTGA
- the miaB gene encoding tRNA (N6-isopentenyl adenosine(37)-C2)-methylthiotransferase MiaB: MMKKVYIKTYGCQMNERDSEAVAAMLRARGYAIIPSERDADVILLNTCSVRDLAEQKAIGKMTSLAHLKRRKPDLVLGYLGCMAQSRGGELAEKQSAVDLVVGTQRFHHVPDYLDQIFTRRREDADLYDEELKAIVDVAEESGSESTIKDHVLGTNGNRQVTAFVSIMQGCDMYCSFCIVPYTRGSERSRPIAEIVEEVRQLVDQGVREVTLLGQIVTSYGRKDIGKQDGKSAFVQLLEAVHEVQGLERIRFTSPHPKGFGDDLVEAYRDLPKLCEHAHLPIQSGSNRLLKAMNRGYSREWYLRILDKLREAQPNIAISTDVIVGFPGETEEDFEQTASLMREVEFDQAYIFKYSPRRDTPAAELPDQLSDDEKEKRNQIVLEILNERMNRKNQELVGQTVEILVEGRSEKAGKRMFGRTRTNKIVLIDGDERHHGELLPVRIDRATTITLYGDPAIHNL, encoded by the coding sequence ATGATGAAGAAGGTTTACATCAAGACCTACGGCTGCCAGATGAACGAGCGCGACAGCGAGGCCGTGGCGGCAATGTTGCGCGCGCGCGGTTACGCGATCATCCCCTCCGAGCGCGATGCTGATGTGATCCTGCTGAACACCTGCAGCGTCCGCGACCTCGCTGAACAAAAGGCCATCGGCAAGATGACCTCGCTCGCGCATCTCAAGCGCCGCAAGCCCGACCTCGTGCTGGGTTACCTCGGCTGCATGGCCCAAAGCCGCGGCGGCGAACTCGCCGAAAAACAATCCGCGGTCGATCTGGTTGTGGGCACCCAGCGCTTTCATCACGTCCCCGATTACCTCGACCAGATTTTCACGCGTCGCCGCGAGGACGCTGATCTATATGATGAAGAGTTGAAGGCCATCGTGGACGTCGCGGAAGAATCTGGTAGCGAATCCACGATCAAGGACCACGTCCTCGGCACAAACGGCAATCGCCAGGTCACCGCGTTCGTCAGCATCATGCAAGGTTGCGACATGTACTGTTCGTTCTGCATTGTGCCCTACACGCGCGGCAGCGAACGGAGCCGGCCGATTGCGGAAATTGTCGAGGAAGTCCGTCAACTCGTCGATCAAGGCGTGAGGGAAGTCACCTTGCTGGGCCAGATCGTGACCAGTTACGGACGCAAAGACATTGGAAAGCAGGATGGCAAGTCCGCGTTCGTCCAACTCCTCGAAGCTGTGCACGAAGTGCAGGGACTGGAACGCATTCGTTTCACGTCGCCGCATCCAAAAGGTTTCGGGGACGATCTGGTCGAAGCCTATCGCGATTTGCCGAAACTCTGCGAGCACGCGCACCTGCCCATTCAGAGCGGCTCGAATCGGCTGTTAAAGGCCATGAATCGTGGGTACAGCCGCGAGTGGTATCTGCGGATCCTCGACAAACTCCGGGAGGCGCAACCGAACATCGCGATCAGCACCGATGTCATTGTGGGTTTTCCGGGTGAAACCGAGGAGGACTTCGAGCAAACCGCCTCACTCATGCGCGAAGTGGAATTCGACCAGGCCTACATCTTCAAGTACTCACCGCGCCGCGACACGCCCGCCGCCGAGTTGCCCGATCAACTCAGTGACGACGAGAAGGAAAAGCGCAACCAGATCGTTTTGGAAATCCTGAACGAGCGTATGAACCGCAAGAATCAGGAACTCGTCGGCCAAACCGTTGAAATCCTCGTTGAAGGCCGCAGCGAGAAGGCGGGCAAACGCATGTTTGGCCGCACGCGCACCAACAAGATCGTGCTGATCGACGGCGACGAGCGTCATCACGGTGAATTGCTGCCGGTGCGCATCGACCGCGCCACCACCATCACACTTTACGGCGATCCCGCCATCCACAACCTATGA
- a CDS encoding FKBP-type peptidyl-prolyl cis-trans isomerase: MATLSVMIMKNTSTTMHRFATAYAFVLGLVVLGTACSPSEAPKQDATAQPAAAAATNRSPADAVSPPPIGATPQPTTAAPAQPGATVTELKIEDTKVGTGAEAAAGKQVTVHYTGWLTDGTKFDSSKDHGQPFSFQLGAGQVIKGWDQGVAGMKVGGIRKLTIPSSLGYGERGAGGVIPPNATLVFEVELLGVN, encoded by the coding sequence GTGGCTACACTTTCCGTCATGATCATGAAGAACACATCCACGACGATGCATCGATTTGCCACCGCGTACGCATTCGTTCTCGGGCTGGTTGTCCTCGGGACGGCTTGTTCGCCGAGCGAGGCACCGAAGCAAGATGCGACGGCGCAACCAGCAGCAGCCGCTGCGACGAACCGATCGCCAGCTGATGCCGTATCACCGCCGCCGATCGGTGCGACACCCCAACCCACAACTGCTGCACCCGCACAACCAGGAGCTACTGTGACCGAATTGAAAATTGAAGATACCAAGGTCGGCACGGGCGCCGAGGCCGCCGCGGGCAAACAAGTGACGGTCCACTATACGGGCTGGCTCACCGACGGCACGAAGTTTGACTCGTCCAAGGACCACGGGCAACCATTCAGCTTCCAACTCGGCGCCGGTCAGGTCATCAAGGGCTGGGACCAGGGTGTTGCAGGAATGAAGGTGGGCGGAATTCGCAAGCTGACGATCCCCTCCAGCCTCGGCTACGGCGAACGAGGTGCGGGCGGCGTGATTCCCCCGAATGCGACGCTGGTGTTCGAAGTTGAACTTCTCGGCGTGAATTAA
- the budA gene encoding acetolactate decarboxylase — protein sequence MKPIRHRQRPRSYLIALLLTVFVGCATDNSNRQTLVQYSTINALLSGVYDGDLTFGQLKRHGDFGLGTFNALDGEMVALDGNFYQVKTDGTVALVADAMLTPFATVTFFKPDHSLSLTNSLDFHGIEHALDQVLPDKNAFYAIRIEGVFASVKARSVPRQHLPYPPLLEAAKRQSIFEFHHVRGTMVGFRVPEYAGKLNVPGYHFHFLTADRHAGGHVLACRIQSGKAEIDRTTRFLMILPQHGAFAETDIAQPRNEELGTVEKGEP from the coding sequence GTGAAACCGATTCGCCACCGGCAGCGCCCGCGCAGTTACCTGATTGCGTTGCTCCTCACCGTGTTCGTTGGCTGCGCGACGGATAACAGCAATCGCCAGACGCTCGTGCAGTACTCGACCATCAATGCCCTACTTTCGGGCGTGTACGATGGCGATTTGACGTTCGGTCAGCTCAAGCGGCACGGGGACTTCGGACTGGGCACGTTCAACGCGCTCGACGGCGAGATGGTTGCGCTGGACGGCAACTTCTACCAGGTCAAGACCGACGGGACGGTGGCGCTGGTGGCCGACGCGATGTTGACGCCGTTTGCGACCGTGACGTTCTTCAAGCCCGACCACTCGCTCTCGTTGACCAACTCCCTTGACTTCCACGGCATCGAGCACGCCCTCGATCAGGTGCTGCCCGACAAGAACGCGTTCTACGCCATCCGCATCGAAGGCGTGTTCGCCAGCGTCAAAGCCCGCAGCGTCCCGCGTCAACACCTGCCGTATCCGCCGCTGTTGGAAGCCGCCAAACGACAATCCATCTTTGAGTTCCATCACGTGCGCGGCACGATGGTTGGGTTCCGCGTGCCCGAGTACGCCGGGAAACTCAATGTGCCCGGCTACCATTTCCACTTCCTCACCGCCGACCGCCACGCTGGTGGCCATGTCCTCGCCTGCCGGATTCAAAGCGGCAAGGCGGAGATCGATCGCACCACCCGCTTCCTCATGATCCTGCCCCAACACGGCGCCTTCGCCGAAACCGACATCGCCCAACCGCGCAATGAGGAACTCGGGACCGTGGAAAAAGGCGAGCCGTGA
- a CDS encoding type II toxin-antitoxin system RelE/ParE family toxin, protein MKIVWTEPAVTDLDAIRTYIARDSETYADALILEIFEATDRLERFPESGRVVPELNDPTTREIIVGSYRVMYDTSGDAVRILGVLHGARQFPPTK, encoded by the coding sequence ATGAAGATCGTCTGGACCGAACCGGCGGTCACCGACCTCGACGCCATTCGTACCTATATCGCCCGTGACTCTGAGACTTACGCCGACGCTCTCATCTTGGAGATCTTCGAGGCCACCGACCGACTGGAGCGTTTTCCCGAATCTGGGCGCGTCGTTCCTGAACTCAACGATCCTACGACACGCGAGATCATCGTTGGCAGTTATCGAGTGATGTATGACACCAGTGGTGATGCGGTGCGCATCCTCGGCGTGCTGCATGGCGCACGGCAATTTCCACCGACGAAGTAG